A window of candidate division KSB1 bacterium genomic DNA:
ATTATTGGCTTTAACGGGTGTTACAGTAGCAGTGGCAGGATTTAAATTCAAAAATTTAAGTGTTGTTGTTGCTTTAGTAATCGCTTCGATTAAATCGATATTGGTTTTTAATTATTTTATGCATCTTAAGTATGAGGAAGCTTTTTTTCGGGTTATGTTATTTGTCACACTCACCTTTTTCGTTATATTTATTACGTTAACTTTTTTCGATTATTCTTTCAGAGGTATAATTTTTTAGTTTATCAGTTTAAGGGTTTAGGATGTTGACAACCGCAGGAAATTTTGCAGAGAATGTAGATAATGTATTTATTTTAATTCTAGTTATATCACTGGTCTTATTGGTAGGAATAACCGGGTTGATGATTTATTTTGTCATCCGGTACAATAGCAAACGGAATCCAAACCCGACAGATATTCATGGACATGCTTTGCTGGAAATCTTATGGACTGTAATTCCGACATTGCTGGTTTTGGGAATGTTCTATTTTGGCTGGATCAATTTTAGGGACATGCGGGATGTTCCCGAAGATGCTTTGGAAATTAACGTTACTGCACAAATGTGGGCCTGGGCTTATCATTACGAGAATGGTGCAAGTGCGGACACTTTATATGTCCCGGTCAATCAAAATATTAAATTAAATCTGCATTCGAGAGATGTGCTCCATAGTTATTATATACCCGCATTTCGTCTTAAGTTTGATGTCGTACCGGGTACAGATCAATATCTTTGGTTTAAACCGGATAGAGTCGGACGGTTTAATGTTTTGTGTGCGGAATATTGTGGATTG
This region includes:
- a CDS encoding cytochrome C oxidase subunit IV family protein, with translation MSNHHEQEQHLISYSTYFLIWLGLLALTGVTVAVAGFKFKNLSVVVALVIASIKSILVFNYFMHLKYEEAFFRVMLFVTLTFFVIFITLTFFDYSFRGIIF
- the coxB gene encoding cytochrome c oxidase subunit II gives rise to the protein MLTTAGNFAENVDNVFILILVISLVLLVGITGLMIYFVIRYNSKRNPNPTDIHGHALLEILWTVIPTLLVLGMFYFGWINFRDMRDVPEDALEINVTAQMWAWAYHYENGASADTLYVPVNQNIKLNLHSRDVLHSYYIPAFRLKFDVVPGTDQYLWFKPDRVGRFNVLCAEYCGLQHSYMFSSIVVLSEEEYNTWYNKNAQTADMTDEDSKEDTIGNAARGAQLVRINGCLACHSTDGTKLVSNSFKGLYGKKTIVITDGQERELTASDDYIRRSIRDPASDLAKGFSNLMPPLGDKLSDEDINNIIAYLKEIK